Proteins found in one Chlamydia sp. 04-14 genomic segment:
- a CDS encoding cyclic nucleotide-binding domain-containing protein translates to MNLIDRAFLLKKNPIFNSLDMDVLLAISDKTEIMIFKPGVKIFSTEEPSFSLYIIVEGYVKITETNSSLSATISSQDCFGEESLLSNKLREYNAEAITQVRTLILSKGQFLSIVEECPSVALSLLELYAKQITFRHPSSS, encoded by the coding sequence ATGAATCTAATTGACCGCGCCTTCCTCCTAAAGAAGAATCCTATTTTTAATTCTTTAGATATGGATGTTCTCCTCGCTATTTCAGATAAAACAGAGATTATGATTTTCAAACCCGGGGTAAAGATATTCTCCACAGAAGAACCTAGCTTCAGCCTATATATTATAGTAGAGGGTTACGTTAAAATTACTGAAACCAACTCCTCTTTATCGGCTACAATTTCATCACAGGATTGTTTTGGAGAGGAAAGCTTACTTAGCAATAAACTTCGAGAATATAATGCTGAAGCTATAACTCAAGTGCGGACGTTAATCTTAAGCAAAGGACAATTTCTTAGTATTGTTGAAGAATGCCCCTCTGTCGCTTTGTCACTTTTAGAACTCTATGCAAAGCAAATCACTTTTAGACATCCTTCTTCATCATAG